In a genomic window of Sphingomonas koreensis:
- a CDS encoding leucyl aminopeptidase: MRVTFSAARPADAGVVALPVEKDGIDRIPAGVLDDATLALARGAAKAGRFEGEAGGIVEIFVPGSDGANRLVLLGVGSGSEADYERAGGALTARYLTSGVTAIAIDLASLGGAPTARAAARLAAAAVQRGWRHDVYRTRLTDKQKPTLAEIVVAGAADGTEAAYAEQAAVTEGLDLTRGLVSDPPNIVYPESFVERCRHLAELGVEIEVLDRAAMEKLGMGALLGVAQGSVREARLLAMRWNGKGEGDVDLALVGKGVTFDTGGISIKPAAGMEDMKWDMGGAGAVAGAMKALAARKAKANVIGVCGLVENMPDGNAQRPGDVVTSMSGQTIEVINTDAEGRLVLCDAITWVQKVHAPKTIVDLATLTGAMIISLGSEHGGLFANDDGLADELLAAGRATGDLLWRFPLGDAYNKLIDSPIADMKNVGPRGAGSITAAQFIQRFVGEGVRWAHLDIAGMVWADKPGSTYDKGATGYGVRLLDRFVRDNFER, translated from the coding sequence ATGCGCGTAACATTTTCCGCCGCCCGCCCAGCCGATGCGGGCGTCGTTGCCCTGCCCGTCGAGAAGGACGGCATCGACCGCATCCCGGCGGGCGTGCTGGACGACGCCACGCTGGCGCTTGCGCGCGGTGCGGCGAAGGCGGGCCGGTTCGAGGGCGAAGCGGGCGGAATCGTCGAGATCTTCGTGCCCGGCTCCGACGGCGCGAACCGGCTGGTGCTGCTCGGCGTCGGTTCGGGCAGCGAGGCGGATTATGAGCGTGCCGGCGGCGCACTGACTGCGCGCTACCTGACCTCGGGCGTCACCGCGATCGCGATCGACCTCGCGAGCCTGGGCGGTGCGCCCACGGCCCGTGCAGCCGCACGGCTGGCGGCGGCGGCGGTTCAGCGCGGCTGGCGCCACGACGTCTATCGCACGCGCCTGACCGACAAGCAGAAGCCGACGCTGGCGGAGATCGTCGTCGCCGGAGCCGCGGACGGCACCGAGGCGGCCTATGCCGAACAGGCGGCGGTCACCGAAGGGCTCGACCTGACCCGCGGCCTCGTCTCCGATCCGCCCAACATCGTCTATCCCGAGAGCTTCGTCGAGCGTTGCCGCCACCTTGCCGAGCTCGGCGTCGAGATCGAGGTGCTCGATCGCGCCGCGATGGAGAAGCTGGGCATGGGCGCGCTGCTCGGCGTTGCGCAGGGATCGGTGCGCGAGGCGCGGCTGCTGGCGATGCGCTGGAACGGCAAGGGAGAGGGCGACGTCGACCTCGCGCTGGTCGGCAAGGGCGTGACCTTCGATACCGGCGGCATCTCGATCAAGCCGGCTGCGGGCATGGAGGACATGAAGTGGGACATGGGCGGCGCCGGCGCCGTCGCGGGCGCGATGAAGGCGCTCGCCGCGCGCAAGGCCAAGGCCAACGTCATCGGCGTGTGCGGGCTGGTCGAGAACATGCCTGACGGCAATGCCCAGCGTCCGGGCGACGTCGTGACGTCGATGTCGGGCCAGACGATCGAGGTGATCAACACCGACGCGGAAGGCCGTCTGGTGCTGTGCGACGCGATCACCTGGGTCCAGAAGGTGCATGCGCCCAAGACCATCGTCGATCTCGCCACGCTGACCGGCGCGATGATCATCAGCCTGGGCAGCGAGCATGGCGGCCTGTTCGCCAATGACGACGGCCTGGCCGACGAGCTGCTGGCGGCAGGCCGCGCGACCGGCGACCTGTTGTGGCGCTTCCCGCTGGGCGATGCGTACAACAAGCTGATCGACAGCCCGATCGCCGACATGAAGAATGTCGGCCCGCGCGGCGCCGGATCGATCACCGCGGCGCAGTTCATCCAGCGCTTCGTCGGCGAGGGCGTGCGCTGGGCGCATCTCGACATTGCGGGCATGGTGTGGGCGGACAAGCCCGGCAGCACCTATGACAAGGGCGCGACCGGTTACGGCGTGCGCCTGCTCGACCGCTTCGTCCGCGACAATTTCGAGCGCTGA
- the ndk gene encoding nucleoside-diphosphate kinase, giving the protein MAATRTFSIIKPDATRRNLTGAVTKMLEEAGLRVVASKRIQMTREQAEGFYGVHRERPFFNDLVEFMISGPVVVQVLEGENAVQRNRDIMGATNPANADAGTIRKELAESIEANSVHGSDSDENAAIEIAFFFKPEEIVG; this is encoded by the coding sequence ATGGCCGCGACCCGGACCTTTTCGATCATCAAGCCCGATGCCACCCGCCGCAACCTGACCGGCGCGGTCACCAAGATGCTGGAGGAAGCGGGCCTTCGCGTCGTCGCCTCGAAGCGCATCCAGATGACCCGCGAGCAGGCCGAGGGCTTTTACGGCGTTCACCGCGAGCGTCCCTTCTTCAACGACCTGGTCGAGTTCATGATCTCCGGCCCGGTGGTCGTGCAGGTGCTGGAAGGCGAGAACGCCGTGCAGCGCAACCGCGACATCATGGGCGCGACCAACCCGGCCAATGCCGATGCCGGCACGATCCGCAAGGAACTGGCCGAATCGATCGAGGCGAACTCGGTGCACGGTTCGGACTCGGACGAGAATGCGGCGATCGAGATCGCGTTCTTCTTCAAGCCGGAAGAAATCGTCGGCTGA
- a CDS encoding SDR family NAD(P)-dependent oxidoreductase has translation MSVSMEGMAAIVTGGGTGIGAAVVRRLAERGVRCAINYASSKDAAEALAAEIGNGSIAVKADIADDAQCRALAAAALEAFGRIDLLVNNSGKTKFANHEDLEALSADDFLDIYRINAVAPFQMIRACASAMREGPASAVVNIASVAGVFGNGSSVAYAASKGALATMTKSLARVLAPAIRVNAVAPGYVGTGWFSERMTQEAFEAFEQFIASQTPMQMAAHAEDIAGPVVNLLDPASRVITGETVLLDAGAHLDVGLSRRPGKG, from the coding sequence ATGAGCGTTTCGATGGAAGGCATGGCCGCGATCGTCACCGGCGGCGGAACCGGGATCGGCGCGGCGGTGGTGCGGCGGCTGGCGGAGCGCGGGGTGCGCTGCGCGATCAACTATGCGTCGAGCAAGGACGCCGCCGAGGCGCTGGCGGCGGAGATCGGCAACGGATCGATCGCGGTGAAGGCCGACATCGCCGACGATGCGCAGTGCCGCGCGCTTGCCGCTGCTGCTCTCGAAGCGTTCGGGCGGATCGACCTGCTGGTCAACAATTCGGGCAAGACCAAGTTCGCCAATCACGAGGATCTGGAGGCGCTCAGCGCCGACGACTTCCTCGACATCTACCGGATCAACGCCGTCGCGCCGTTCCAGATGATCCGCGCCTGCGCATCGGCGATGCGCGAGGGGCCGGCGAGCGCGGTGGTCAACATCGCGTCGGTCGCGGGCGTGTTCGGCAACGGATCGTCGGTCGCCTATGCGGCGTCGAAGGGCGCGCTGGCGACGATGACCAAGAGCCTGGCACGGGTGCTGGCGCCGGCGATCCGGGTCAACGCGGTGGCGCCGGGCTATGTCGGCACCGGCTGGTTCAGCGAACGGATGACGCAGGAGGCGTTCGAGGCGTTCGAGCAGTTCATCGCCAGCCAGACGCCGATGCAGATGGCCGCCCATGCCGAGGATATCGCCGGGCCGGTGGTGAACCTGCTCGACCCCGCGAGCCGGGTGATCACCGGGGAGACGGTGCTGCTCGACGCGGGGGCGCATCTTGACGTCGGACTCTCGCGGAGGCCGGGGAAGGGCTAG
- a CDS encoding thioesterase family protein, with amino-acid sequence MTSLPALLAQAQRSETGFATEIPSNWLQGRTAYGGLSTALALAAAKQIEPDLPPLRSAQVAFIGPLAGPVTVTATKLRRGRNAAFIQADIVSEAGLGLRTTFVFMAQLQSAIDHDLTAPSDHRPPPADAPLYTGPAEFFTGNFNFFDLKAPGATEWLRWGRLIDREGLDAEVELMAMGDALPPAAFKLFQKMTPLSSLTWIVNILQPRAVTRDGWWLLEARTDRARDGYSSQSMRMSNADGALVAEGMQGVAIFG; translated from the coding sequence ATGACCTCGCTCCCCGCTCTTCTGGCACAGGCACAGCGCAGCGAGACGGGCTTCGCCACCGAGATCCCGTCCAACTGGCTGCAGGGGCGCACCGCCTATGGCGGGCTCTCCACCGCGCTCGCGCTGGCGGCGGCCAAGCAGATCGAGCCCGACCTGCCCCCGCTTCGTTCGGCGCAGGTGGCATTCATCGGCCCCCTCGCCGGTCCCGTCACCGTGACCGCGACCAAGCTGCGCCGCGGGCGCAACGCCGCCTTCATTCAGGCGGATATCGTGTCCGAAGCAGGGCTTGGCCTGCGCACCACCTTCGTCTTCATGGCGCAGCTCCAGTCGGCCATCGACCATGACCTGACCGCCCCCTCGGATCACCGCCCGCCGCCCGCCGACGCGCCGCTCTACACCGGCCCGGCGGAGTTCTTCACCGGCAACTTCAACTTCTTCGACCTGAAGGCGCCCGGGGCCACCGAATGGCTGCGCTGGGGCCGGCTGATCGACCGCGAGGGCCTGGACGCGGAGGTCGAGCTTATGGCGATGGGCGACGCGCTGCCCCCGGCGGCGTTCAAGCTGTTCCAGAAGATGACGCCGCTCTCCTCGCTCACCTGGATCGTCAACATCCTCCAGCCGCGCGCCGTGACCCGCGACGGCTGGTGGCTGCTCGAAGCCCGGACCGACCGCGCTCGCGACGGCTATTCGAGCCAGTCGATGCGCATGTCGAACGCCGACGGCGCGCTGGTTGCGGAGGGGATGCAGGGGGTGGCCATTTTCGGTTGA
- a CDS encoding class I adenylate-forming enzyme family protein, producing the protein MQTAADILTQPFATLSDLIAAHARERGSKAAIIHGDRSLTYAQLDARMDAIAAALQRDGLGHGQAVAIVGAMGLDYAALFLGAIRAGGAPAPVAPSSTGDQMAAMIADSGTGLVFLDADAAATLGDRPIAAKRVALDASDAGIAFDAWLGDAATPAPAAIAPEDPFNIIYSSGTTGTPKGIVQPHAMRWAHIVHNAAAGFGDAVTMIATPLYSNTTLVSFIPTLGWGGTAVLLGKFDARGFLEAAAKHRGTHAMLVPVQYQRIMAVEDFDRFDLTSFRVKTCTSAPFSPALKADVLARWPGMLIEYYGMTEGGGTCVLMCNMFPNKLHTVGMPVPGHDIRLIDDEGREVPQGEMGEVVGRSPAMMSGYHGRKQASADAEWFDAEGNRYIRHGDVGRFDEDGFLTLMDRKKDLIISGGFNIYPSDLETELARHPAVRDCAVVGVPSEQWGETPVGFYVPADETPAAEVLAAVNAVLGKTQRLAALLPIDELPRSAIGKVLKRELRDRYLEALPA; encoded by the coding sequence ATGCAAACCGCCGCCGACATCCTGACCCAGCCCTTCGCCACCCTGTCCGATCTGATCGCCGCCCATGCGCGCGAGCGCGGGAGCAAGGCCGCGATCATCCATGGCGATCGCAGCCTCACCTATGCCCAGCTCGACGCGCGGATGGACGCCATCGCCGCGGCGCTCCAGCGCGACGGCCTCGGCCATGGACAGGCGGTGGCGATCGTCGGCGCGATGGGGCTCGATTATGCCGCGCTCTTCCTCGGCGCGATCCGTGCGGGCGGCGCCCCCGCCCCGGTCGCCCCCTCCTCCACCGGGGACCAGATGGCGGCGATGATCGCCGACAGCGGCACGGGGCTGGTGTTCCTCGACGCCGATGCCGCCGCGACGCTCGGCGACCGCCCGATTGCCGCGAAGCGGGTCGCGCTCGACGCGAGCGACGCGGGCATCGCCTTCGATGCCTGGCTCGGCGATGCGGCCACGCCCGCCCCGGCCGCGATCGCGCCCGAGGATCCGTTCAACATCATCTATTCCTCGGGCACCACCGGCACGCCCAAGGGGATCGTTCAGCCGCACGCGATGCGCTGGGCGCATATCGTGCACAACGCCGCCGCCGGGTTCGGCGATGCGGTGACGATGATCGCCACCCCGCTCTATTCGAACACCACCCTGGTGAGCTTCATCCCGACGCTCGGCTGGGGCGGTACCGCGGTGCTGCTCGGCAAGTTCGATGCGCGCGGCTTCCTCGAAGCGGCGGCGAAGCATCGCGGCACCCATGCGATGCTGGTCCCGGTCCAGTATCAGCGGATCATGGCGGTCGAGGATTTCGACCGCTTCGACCTCACTTCCTTCCGCGTCAAGACCTGCACCAGCGCGCCCTTCTCGCCCGCGCTCAAGGCCGATGTGCTGGCGCGCTGGCCGGGGATGCTGATCGAATATTACGGGATGACCGAGGGCGGCGGCACCTGCGTGCTGATGTGCAACATGTTCCCGAACAAGCTCCACACCGTCGGAATGCCGGTGCCGGGCCACGACATCCGCCTGATCGATGACGAAGGGCGCGAGGTGCCGCAGGGCGAGATGGGCGAGGTCGTCGGCCGCAGCCCGGCGATGATGAGCGGCTATCACGGCCGCAAACAGGCCAGCGCCGACGCCGAATGGTTCGATGCCGAGGGCAACCGCTATATCCGCCACGGCGATGTCGGGCGGTTCGACGAGGATGGTTTCCTCACCCTGATGGACCGCAAGAAGGATCTGATCATCTCGGGCGGGTTCAACATCTACCCGAGCGACCTCGAGACCGAGCTCGCCAGGCATCCCGCGGTACGCGATTGCGCCGTGGTGGGCGTGCCGTCCGAACAATGGGGTGAGACCCCGGTCGGCTTCTATGTCCCCGCCGACGAAACCCCGGCAGCGGAAGTGCTGGCGGCGGTCAACGCGGTGCTCGGCAAGACCCAGCGGCTTGCCGCGCTGCTCCCGATCGACGAGCTGCCGCGCAGCGCGATCGGCAAGGTGCTCAAGCGCGAATTGCGCGACCGCTATCTGGAGGCGCTCCCAGCATGA
- a CDS encoding DNA polymerase III subunit chi has protein sequence MQVDFYHLTVTPLERALPGIAVKVVESGQRLLIVSADAHQRQRIDGSLWTWQAESFLPHAQAGAGDDKVQPVLIAGEVAPANGARFVALIDGEWRDAALDFDRAFHFFGEDSIGAARIAWKGLADREGVERRYWKQDENGRWAQAA, from the coding sequence ATGCAGGTCGATTTCTACCACCTCACCGTGACGCCGCTGGAGCGGGCGCTGCCCGGCATCGCGGTGAAGGTGGTGGAGAGCGGCCAGCGGCTGCTGATCGTTTCCGCCGACGCGCATCAGCGCCAGCGGATCGACGGGTCGCTCTGGACCTGGCAGGCCGAGAGCTTCCTGCCCCATGCACAGGCGGGGGCGGGGGACGACAAGGTCCAGCCGGTGCTGATCGCGGGCGAGGTGGCGCCGGCCAACGGCGCGCGCTTCGTCGCACTGATCGACGGCGAATGGCGCGACGCGGCGCTCGACTTCGACCGCGCGTTCCACTTCTTCGGCGAGGACAGCATCGGGGCGGCGCGCATTGCGTGGAAGGGGCTGGCGGATCGCGAGGGCGTGGAGCGGCGCTACTGGAAGCAGGACGAGAATGGACGCTGGGCGCAGGCGGCTTAG
- a CDS encoding LPS-assembly protein LptD has protein sequence MTRKALLLAGILPIALCCVPAYAQDLQDRPVEPPPPSETALPTDPDQIQFSADLAEYDSDGDIVTISGDVRLFREGNRLRADKVVWNRKTGQVLASGNIAVTNPEGDTAYGDQIELTDSLKDGAIDNMLVVLEQGGRLAAERGTRDANGVISVDRAAYTPCAVVDSNNCPKEPSWKITAVRVVYDPARKRMRYKGARVSLFGFATLPLPVFSHSVGAGNASGLLAPAIRYDAVNGFEVALPYYFALGPNRDVTVTPHVFTDALPMLQGEYRQLTGNGAFRVTGYATYSRRSDDFVSPTPSVSSEYAFRGYIDAAGRFQLDPNWSVSGSMRIASDRTFLRRYDISSDDRLRNNIRIERIDRNSMLSINGWAVQTLRPTESQGLQPIALPEIDYRLRFGQGLLEGGRFELQLNSLAIGRASGQDTQRAFASLRYDLRKLTAWGQEITLTAYGRGDLYNTDEIAATSQVSYRGLEGFRGRAIGAIALDMKWPLIGEAFGGVQRITPRFQVVAAPRIENFDIPNEDARSVDLEDSNLFALNRFPGYDRFEDSTRFTFGLDYALYLPGLSIEANIGQSYRLDSRPTILPDGTGMTDRLSDIVGRTVVRYKDFLTFTHRYRLDKDNIAIRRNEIDATIGSRDTFATIGYLRLNRNVDFALEDLQDREEARVGARVKVRRFWSVFGSAVIDLTNAEEDPASLADGFEPVRHRLGIEYEDDCLRLGVTWKRDYQTTGDARRGSSYLLTLALKNLGR, from the coding sequence GTGACGCGCAAGGCTCTGCTTCTCGCCGGGATTCTGCCGATCGCGCTGTGCTGTGTGCCTGCCTATGCGCAGGATCTGCAGGACCGGCCGGTCGAACCGCCGCCGCCGTCGGAAACCGCGCTCCCCACCGATCCCGACCAGATCCAGTTCTCCGCCGATCTCGCCGAATATGATTCGGACGGCGATATCGTGACGATCAGCGGCGACGTTCGCCTGTTCCGTGAGGGCAACCGGCTGCGCGCGGACAAGGTGGTGTGGAATCGCAAGACCGGCCAGGTGCTTGCCTCGGGCAATATCGCGGTCACCAATCCGGAAGGTGACACCGCCTATGGCGACCAGATCGAACTGACCGATTCGCTCAAGGACGGCGCGATCGACAATATGCTCGTCGTGCTGGAACAGGGCGGGCGCCTCGCCGCCGAACGCGGCACGCGCGACGCGAACGGCGTGATCAGCGTCGATCGCGCTGCCTATACGCCTTGCGCGGTGGTCGATTCGAACAACTGCCCCAAGGAACCGTCCTGGAAGATCACGGCGGTGCGCGTCGTCTATGATCCCGCGCGCAAGCGCATGCGCTACAAGGGCGCGCGGGTCTCGCTGTTCGGCTTCGCGACATTGCCGCTTCCGGTGTTCAGCCACTCGGTCGGCGCAGGCAATGCCAGCGGCCTGCTCGCTCCCGCGATCCGCTACGATGCGGTGAACGGCTTCGAGGTCGCCCTGCCCTATTATTTCGCGCTCGGCCCCAATCGCGACGTCACCGTCACGCCGCACGTCTTCACCGATGCACTGCCGATGCTGCAGGGCGAATATCGCCAGCTCACCGGCAACGGCGCCTTCCGGGTGACCGGCTACGCAACCTACAGCCGCCGCAGCGACGATTTCGTCTCGCCGACGCCCTCGGTGTCGAGCGAATATGCCTTTCGCGGCTATATCGACGCGGCCGGCCGGTTCCAGCTCGATCCCAACTGGAGCGTCAGCGGATCGATGCGGATCGCCAGCGATCGCACCTTCCTGCGCCGCTACGACATTTCGAGCGACGACCGGCTGCGCAACAATATCCGGATCGAGCGGATCGATCGCAATTCGATGCTCAGCATCAACGGCTGGGCTGTCCAGACGCTGCGCCCGACCGAAAGCCAGGGGCTTCAGCCGATCGCCCTGCCCGAAATCGACTATCGCCTGCGCTTCGGCCAGGGGCTGCTCGAAGGCGGGCGGTTCGAGCTTCAGCTCAACAGCCTCGCGATCGGCCGCGCCAGCGGGCAGGATACGCAGCGCGCCTTCGCCTCGCTGCGCTACGACCTGCGCAAGCTCACCGCCTGGGGGCAGGAAATCACCCTCACCGCCTATGGCCGCGGCGATCTTTACAATACCGACGAGATCGCAGCGACCAGCCAGGTCAGCTATCGCGGGCTTGAGGGCTTCCGCGGCCGCGCGATCGGCGCGATCGCGCTCGACATGAAATGGCCGCTGATCGGCGAGGCGTTCGGCGGCGTGCAGCGGATCACCCCGCGCTTCCAGGTCGTCGCCGCACCGCGGATCGAGAATTTCGACATTCCGAACGAAGATGCGCGCTCGGTCGATCTCGAGGATTCGAACCTGTTCGCGCTCAACCGCTTCCCGGGTTACGACCGGTTCGAGGATTCGACGCGCTTCACCTTCGGGCTCGATTATGCGCTGTATCTGCCCGGCCTCTCGATCGAGGCGAATATCGGCCAGAGCTACCGGCTCGATTCGCGGCCGACGATCCTGCCCGACGGCACGGGGATGACCGACCGGCTCTCCGACATCGTCGGGCGGACGGTGGTGCGCTACAAGGATTTCCTGACGTTCACGCACCGCTACCGGCTCGACAAGGACAATATCGCGATCCGCCGCAACGAGATCGACGCCACGATCGGCTCGCGCGATACCTTTGCGACGATCGGCTATCTGCGGCTCAACCGGAACGTCGATTTCGCGCTCGAGGATCTGCAGGATCGCGAGGAAGCACGGGTGGGCGCGCGGGTGAAGGTCAGGCGCTTCTGGTCGGTGTTCGGATCGGCGGTGATCGATCTCACCAATGCCGAGGAGGATCCGGCCTCGCTCGCCGACGGGTTCGAACCCGTCCGTCATCGCCTCGGCATCGAATATGAGGATGATTGCCTGCGTCTGGGCGTCACCTGGAAGCGCGATTACCAGACGACCGGCGACGCACGCCGCGGCAGCAGCTACCTGTTGACGCTGGCGCTCAAGAATTTGGGGCGCTAA
- a CDS encoding response regulator: MTADTPHLLLVDDERSIREPLAQYLTKQNFRVTQVADAEAARARLSAYAIDLVVLDIMMPGEDGLSLCRHIRATSDTPVILLTAKSEETDRIVGLEMGADDYVVKPFSPRELAARIKVVLRRMQAGGTRQHAPESGSFAFSGWVLKTGERALVDRDGVSVPLSTGEYNLLLALVMRPRAVLTRDQLLDLTQGREAAAFDRAIDNQVSRLRKKIEPDAKNPSLIKTVWGGGYTLASDVTRL; encoded by the coding sequence ATGACCGCAGACACCCCGCATTTGCTGCTCGTCGATGACGAGCGATCGATCCGCGAGCCGCTGGCCCAGTATCTCACCAAGCAGAATTTCCGCGTGACCCAGGTCGCCGATGCGGAGGCGGCGCGCGCGCGGCTATCGGCCTATGCGATCGATCTGGTGGTGCTCGACATCATGATGCCGGGCGAGGACGGCCTCAGCCTCTGCCGCCATATCCGCGCGACCAGCGACACGCCGGTGATCCTGCTCACCGCGAAGAGCGAGGAGACCGACCGGATCGTCGGGCTCGAGATGGGTGCCGACGACTATGTCGTGAAGCCGTTCTCTCCCCGCGAGCTGGCGGCGCGGATCAAGGTCGTGCTGCGCCGGATGCAGGCGGGCGGCACGCGCCAGCATGCCCCCGAAAGCGGCAGCTTCGCCTTTTCGGGCTGGGTGCTCAAGACCGGCGAGCGCGCGCTGGTCGATCGCGACGGCGTGTCGGTCCCGCTCTCGACCGGCGAATACAACCTGCTGCTCGCGCTGGTGATGCGGCCGCGCGCGGTGCTGACCCGCGACCAGCTGCTCGACCTGACGCAGGGACGCGAGGCGGCGGCGTTCGACCGCGCGATCGACAACCAGGTCAGCCGGCTGCGCAAGAAGATCGAGCCGGACGCGAAGAACCCCAGTTTGATCAAGACGGTATGGGGTGGCGGCTACACGCTGGCGAGCGATGTCACCCGGCTATGA
- a CDS encoding sensor histidine kinase, translating to MRRIPLWPRSMMGQMALVVAAALFLAQALNFGLALRDRSSFRLAQATRPVAIRVADALEREVQNGRPIPQDRGRVRRAPGNPIPPYLERRTEVQDELRRQLTEQGVTAGRIDTGVRQVSDEPLPMEEGRRPRGRRPGPILVIAIEVPGKGWLTTAAPWERFPRRLFWLLAAQTLILYAIMLLPVLWATRRISRPLHVLAAAARRFQPGVEAEPVAEAGPSDVRAVISAYNALSRRVTAMLDEKDQMLGAIGHDLRTPLAALRVRIESVDDEEDRARMADTIDEMNRTLDDILSLARLGRPSEAPTETDLSALIDAVVDDFRELGHAVDYQDGQRLIVRLRPALMRRAVRNLIENAVKYGGGRSEVLLTADPAQVRIEVADRGPGIPADQLAAVFDPFTRLDPSRNRTTGGVGLGLTLARAIVREAGGDIALANREGGGLSATIALPRR from the coding sequence ATGAGGCGCATCCCCCTTTGGCCGCGCAGCATGATGGGGCAGATGGCGCTGGTGGTCGCCGCAGCGTTGTTTCTGGCGCAAGCGCTCAACTTCGGCCTCGCACTGCGCGACCGCTCGAGCTTTCGCCTGGCGCAGGCGACCCGACCGGTCGCGATTCGCGTCGCCGATGCGCTCGAACGGGAGGTACAGAACGGCCGCCCGATCCCGCAGGATCGCGGTCGGGTTCGTCGCGCGCCCGGCAACCCGATCCCGCCCTATCTCGAACGCCGCACCGAAGTGCAGGATGAGCTGCGCCGTCAGTTGACCGAACAGGGCGTGACAGCCGGCCGCATCGACACCGGGGTGCGCCAGGTTTCGGACGAACCCTTGCCGATGGAGGAAGGCCGGCGGCCGCGGGGCCGGCGGCCCGGTCCGATCCTGGTGATCGCGATCGAGGTGCCCGGCAAGGGCTGGCTGACCACCGCCGCGCCGTGGGAGCGTTTCCCGCGCCGGCTGTTCTGGCTGCTCGCCGCCCAGACGCTCATTCTCTACGCGATCATGCTGCTGCCGGTGCTGTGGGCGACCCGCCGCATCTCGCGTCCATTGCACGTCCTGGCCGCCGCGGCACGCCGCTTCCAGCCAGGGGTCGAGGCGGAGCCGGTGGCGGAGGCCGGCCCCAGTGACGTGCGCGCGGTGATCTCCGCCTACAATGCGCTGAGCCGCCGCGTCACCGCGATGCTGGACGAGAAGGATCAGATGCTCGGCGCGATCGGCCACGATCTGCGCACGCCGCTCGCCGCGCTGCGCGTCCGCATCGAATCGGTCGATGACGAGGAAGACCGTGCCCGCATGGCCGACACGATCGATGAGATGAACCGCACGCTCGACGACATCCTCAGCCTCGCCCGCCTCGGCCGCCCGAGCGAGGCGCCGACCGAGACCGATCTGTCGGCGCTGATCGACGCGGTCGTCGACGATTTCCGCGAACTCGGCCACGCGGTCGACTATCAGGACGGCCAGCGCCTCATCGTCCGCCTGCGCCCCGCACTGATGCGCCGCGCGGTCCGCAACCTGATCGAGAATGCGGTCAAATATGGCGGCGGCAGGAGCGAGGTCCTGCTCACCGCCGACCCCGCGCAGGTGCGAATCGAGGTCGCCGACCGCGGCCCCGGCATCCCGGCGGACCAGCTCGCCGCGGTGTTCGATCCCTTCACCCGGCTCGATCCCTCGCGCAACCGCACCACCGGCGGCGTCGGTCTCGGCCTCACCCTCGCCCGCGCGATCGTGCGCGAGGCGGGCGGCGACATCGCGCTCGCCAACCGCGAGGGCGGCGGCCTCTCCGCCACGATCGCGCTGCCGCGGCGCTAA
- a CDS encoding LysE family translocator yields MPGPDTLLAFAAIALGMVLTPGPNMIYLISRSISQGRAAGLISLCGIALGFIVYMLCAAYGLTALLMAVPFAYDAIRIAGAGYLLWLAWQAVRPGGRSSFEVRDLPRDGPKRLFTMGLVTVLLNPKVAVLYLSLLPQFIDPAKGSVLGQAVVLGSIQIVTSVTVNAAIIVCAAFIARFFQRRPGFALVQRWLMGTVLAGLAVRMATEARR; encoded by the coding sequence ATGCCCGGACCCGACACGCTTCTCGCCTTCGCCGCCATCGCGCTCGGCATGGTCCTGACGCCGGGGCCGAACATGATCTACCTGATCTCGCGCTCGATCTCGCAGGGGCGCGCGGCCGGGCTGATCTCGCTCTGCGGCATCGCGCTCGGCTTCATCGTCTACATGCTCTGCGCCGCCTATGGCCTCACTGCGCTGCTGATGGCGGTGCCCTTTGCCTATGACGCGATCCGCATCGCCGGCGCCGGCTACCTCCTGTGGCTCGCCTGGCAGGCGGTGCGCCCCGGCGGGCGGTCGAGCTTCGAGGTGCGCGATCTGCCGCGCGACGGGCCAAAGCGGCTGTTCACGATGGGGCTGGTGACCGTCCTGCTCAACCCCAAGGTCGCGGTTCTCTACCTCTCGCTGCTCCCGCAGTTCATCGATCCGGCCAAGGGCAGCGTGCTGGGCCAGGCAGTCGTGCTGGGCTCGATCCAGATCGTCACCAGCGTCACGGTCAACGCCGCGATCATCGTCTGCGCCGCCTTCATCGCGCGCTTCTTCCAGCGCCGCCCCGGCTTCGCACTGGTCCAGCGCTGGCTGATGGGCACCGTCCTCGCCGGCCTCGCCGTCCGGATGGCGACCGAGGCGCGGCGCTAG